One uncultured Carboxylicivirga sp. genomic window, AACCATCAACAGCACAGCAACCGATCTTTCATCTGGAGCAAACCAACAAGCTTCAGGAGTTGAAGAGGTTTCTTCTTCCATGGAGGAAATGGCTGCCAACATTGAAGCCAATGCTAAAAATGCTGCTGACACCATGGTTAATTCCAATCAAACCAATGAAGCTGTTTTGGAAAGCTTTGATAAAACACAAAAAGCGTTGAATGCAATGCAGCTAATCAGCGAGAAGATTAATATTATTGATGAGATTGCTATGCAAACCAACTTACTGGCCTTAAATGCAGCTGTGGAAGCTGCCCGGGCAGGTGAGGAAGGCAAGGGTTTTGCAGTGGTTGCCGGTGAGGTACGTAAACTAGCTGAACGAAGCAAGACGGCAGCTAAAGACATTCTGGAGCTGGCAGGCAATGGTAATGTAGTGGCAGAAGAAGCCATGCAGAAATTACAAAGTACCTTGCCATTGATTGAGAAAAATGCCAATCTTATTAATGAAATAACCACATCCAGTAGCGAACAGAATATTGGAGCCAGTCAGATTAACTCCGCAATACAGAATATCAATGTTACAACACAGAGTAATGCTGCTATTTCGGAAGAGATGAGCTCTACTTCTAATCAGCTGGCAGATCAGGCAGCTGAATTGATTAGAAAACTGGGTTTCTTTAAAATAACACATTAAAACAATAACCCGATACTCAGACTCAAATGATTTTGAGCTCCATGGGGATTGGTTGATATTTCAGAACTGTCAACGGTTACATACTCATCTTGCAGGTTAGGCATAAAAACTAACCGTGCATGAATATCTAAAAGAACATTACCGCCTAAATCAAAAAGTATACCTGCCTGGGGAGCTAACCCGGGCATTACTTTTTGGTATTTGTACGTTTCGGATGAGGCTGCCACTTCATTATTAGAACTATATGTACGACTGTTCAATAAGGCAAAAGCTCCAAAGGCAACTCCTGCAAATGGTCTGACTCCATCGGAATTAAAGTAGATATTTCCTTCGGCCAGCAATTGAATTGTTTGATAACTGCCATTGACCTCGCCCCAATTGGAAACATTCCAGTAATCATCGTCAGTTGATTGATACTGATATCCAAGATCCCATCCTAAGCTTAGGTTTTCCATATAAAACCATCTCCCAAAACAGGCAACCTGTATGCCGGCTGTTGACATATCCTTGAAACCATAATTTAAATCCTTGGGTTTAGAAATGTTTGTGGGTAATGTAAGTCCAATTCTTCCACCTATAAAAACATCTTTTTGGGCTAAAGCCGACTGATCTACTATAGTGCAAAGAGATATCAGAAAATAAATGACAGATAGCTTTTTCATATCTCAAAAATATAAGATTATTCTCATTCAGCCATCAATGAATAAAGCAATAAAAAACCCCGCTGCTTTGCAACGGGGTACTATATCAATTGAAAAACCTCTATTCAATCACTTTTAGCTCTTTTCCAATCTTTACAAAGGCGCTAATGGCCTGATCCAGATGATGGCGTTCGTGAGCAGCCGATAGCTGAATACGAATACGTGCCTGACCTTTAGGAACCACCGGATAATAGAACCCGATAACGTAAATTCCTTCTTCCAGTAAACGGGCAGCAAATTCCTGCGACAATTTGGCATCGTATAACATCAATGCTGCAATAGCAGATTTACTCGGTTTTAAATCAAAACCTGCCTCAGTTAATTTAGCTCTGAAATATTCAGCATTATCCATCACCTTATCACGAAGAGCTGTTGACTCTGTCAACATTTTAAATACTTCTAATGAAGCTCCAATAATTGATGGTGCCAGTGAGTTAGAAAATAAATAAGGACGAGAGCGCTGACGTAACATGTCAATAATTTCCTTTCGACCGGTTGTGTAACCTCCCAGGGCTCCACCTAAAGCTTTTCCTAAGGTTCCTGTGATGATATCCACTCGTCCCATTACATTGTTATATTCATGGGTACCTCGACCTGTTTTTCCGATAAATCCGGCTGCATGACAATCATCCACCATTACCAATGCATCATATTTTTCAGCTAGATCACAGATCTGATCCAACTTTGCAATATCGCCATCCATTGAGAAAACTCCATCGGTAACAATAATACGGAATCGTTGTGCCTGAGCTTTTTTTAATTGCTCTTCCAGATCTGCCATGTCAGCATGTGCATATCGATAACGGGCTGCCTTACATAAACGAACTCCATCAATAATAGAAGCATGATTCAATGCATCAGAAATAATGGCATCCTCTTCGGTAAATAAAGGTTCAAAAACTCCACCATTCGCGTCAAAACAAGCGGCATATAAAATTGTATCCTCAGTACCCAGAAATTCAGCAATCTTAGCTTCCAGTTCTTTATGAATATCCTGTGTGCCACAGATAAAACGAACTGATGACAAACCATATCCATGGGTATCCATAGCTTTTTGACCTGCTTCTACAACTCTTGGATGAGACGACAATCCCAGATAGTTGTTGGCACAAAAGTTCAAAACAGTCTTCCCTCCTACCTGAATTTCGGCACCCTGAGGAGAGGTAATAATTCGTTCGTTTTTATAAAGGCCCGATTCTTTAATGCCTTCTATTTCATTCTTCAAAAAATCCTGAAACTTACCGTACATAGCTTAAATTTTTTGCTGGTTGAGTTAGTTTATAATCTTCTTCAAATGTAGCAGTACTGAAATTAAAGAAATATGATATTAAGCATACTATTCAACCCTTATTAATTAAGGATTTTCTTAATCTTCTCGTGAATTTCCTTCCAGGTATCTTCTGTCATTTTAGGACCCACAACTTCTATAACATGACCCGAAAGAATTGAACCAATATTTCCACATTTTGCCAAATCAAGGTTTTGAATTAATCCATACAAGAACCCTGCAGCGTACAAATCACCAGCACCGGTTGTATCAATGCTGTTTACCGGAATGATACCTACTTTAACCACTTCATCAAAACGCTTTATCAGCGATCCTTCTTTACCAAGTTTTAAAACAGCTACTTCAGTTCCTTTTGCTAATTCATTTAAGGCTTCTTCACCTTCTTTGCCTGTATAGGCTTTAGCTTCTTCTTCGTTGGCAAAAATGATATCAACATAATTCTCAACCAGATTCTTCAGAAAGTCAAGGTTATCTTCCACTACATTAAAGCTGGCCAGGTCGATACTAGTCTTAAGGCCTTTGGCTTTTGCAATCTGGTATGCTTTCTCAATCAATGGTTTATTCTGAACCAGGTATCCTTCAACATGAAAATAAGTGTACCCTTCAAACAAATGCTCCAATAAATCATCGGCTGATAACTCTATGGCTGCACCTAAACAGGTAGCAAAAGTACGCTCCGAATCAGGACTGATCAAAGCAATAGCCCTACCCGATTCTGCTTCACTCTCACTTAAATGAGGCGTAATGTTATTACTTGACATGTCGTTTCTGAAAACCTGTCCTAACTCATCCTTTCCAATCTTGCCAATAAAACCGGTTTTTACCCCTAAATTAGCTAAGCCATGGATGGTATTAGCAGCAGAACCACCACTGGCCAGATTTTTCTTTAAATGAGCGGTTGCTTCCATTACTTTATTGGCAGCTTCGCTGTCTACCAACTGCATACTTCCCTTCGGTAAGCTTAGTTTTTCCAATAAAGAATCGCTTTCCAGTCGTGCCAACACATCTACTAATGCATTTCCTAATCCCAGTACACTACTCATAATTAAATCATTATTATTTTTTCGATATTTTTAATTCAAAAATTTTCACAAAGATATTGCATATTTTGAAGATTCCTTATAGTTTTGCACAGCATTTGAGAAAAGCACAGCCACACGGGTAGTGCGATACAAACTGAAATAAAAAAATTCCCTAGTAGCTCAGTTGGTTAGAGCGGCGGACTGTTAATCCGTAGGTCGTAGGTTCAAGTCCTACCTGGGGAGCTTCATAAAAGCTAAACGAAGCTCTTATAAAAAATATTTGATTCCCTAGTAGCTCAGTTGGTTAGAGCGGCGGACTGTTAATCCGTAGGTCGTAGGTTCAAGTCCTACCTGGGGAGCTGTAAAGCCATCCATTTTGGGTGGCTTTTTTGTTTTATATCAATAATGTTGGTTAGAGCGGTCCACGAACCATCGGGATTAAACCGCAGGGCGTAGCTTCTCCCAATAAATCAGAAACCTGCGGTGCTATGAAGTCATCCATTTTAGACATCTTTTGGGTCTTATAGCATGCTTAGTCCTGAAGTATCAAAATTAATTCTTAGGTCATAAGTTCTTCTGAAGATTCTGATAGTTGAGAACTAAAAAAATCTAAACCTCTCTGCTTATTCTACTTTATAAAATTCTAGAATTGAAGTATCTTTAATTTTATGTACTTCATATACATACTATATTCTCTTAAATCTGAGAGATATTATATAGGCTACTCTTCGGATCCACATAAGAGACTTGAAGAGCACAATTCTTATTCAGATAAATCAAAATACACTGCCAAACACCAACCATGGGAATTAAAATGTTATTTCGAAGTTTCAAATAATATTTCTGTTGCAATCAGAGTTGAACGTTTTATTAAAAATCAGAAGAGCAAAGTATTTCTTAAGAAGATAATAACTCAATTCAATAATCCAGAATTTATACAATCTATTATTATCAATGCTACCCGTTAGAGCGATCCCGAACCATCGGGATTAATCCGTGGGTTGTAGGTTCAACCTATGAATCATTGAACTTGCCAACTGAAAAGGAATCACAACGAGTCAGCTTTTAAATTTTATTTATCCTACATATCGAATTTGGTTTCGACATCTCTTGTCTTCTTATTGTAATTACTAAATGTGTAGCTTAGATTGAATAATAAAATAGGAGATTCATTGTTAAAATCACCAACCAGTTTCATATTATTGGTATTAGTGGTTAACTCATAGTTAAGCGACTGCAGCGCATCCTTAAGTTGTAGATTAATTGAAAGCCTGTTGTTTAGAAATTGCTTTTTAAAGGCAATATCAAAAAAGTAATAGTCACTTAAATAACCTTGAGACCATGCCGTTTGACTGCTGTAATAACCAATTACTTGTAAAGAGGTGGATGGATTAAAATGAATTGAATTAACCATTTGGGTATTCCATGAAAAATCATTGTTTTTAACTTTAATCTCTTCCACTAATGCCCAGATGTCATAATAAAAGAGATTCGCATTCACATTTATGTTCCACCAATTATTTACTTTAATGTTACCCATTAACTCCAGACCCAAAGCTTTATCTCCACTATCATTGTGGAATATAGTATGAATCTTTCCATCATCTTCAACTGTTAATTTTTGCTCAATTTTATGCTTGGTTGTTCTGTAATACAGATTAGAAGTAAAGGATGTCTGATCTTTGTTATAAGAGTAACCTAATTCAGAATTGCGAATAATTTCAGGTATCAAATAAGGATTCCCTTCAGAATAGAAATAATCATCCTGAAATTCAGGATAAGGATTCATATAATATTCATCCGGACGATTAATACGGCTGGTTAAGGCAAATTTAAGAATTGACTGGTCATTAATATTTTTACTTAGTGAAACACCTGGAAAGAAGTTGGCTTTATTATAGTGATATTCTTCATTGGAACCTTTACGTTTTAATAACCTGTCGGTATATTCCATTCTTAGTCCTACTGATGTAGTTAAACCCAAAACTGAACTATTAAGATTCAGATAAGTTGAATAAACACTTTCATCAAAATTATATTTGTTAGTGTAATCAGGATGATTAACCCAATCATTACTATTGTAATCAAACTCAGAATAAATTAGATTCAAGAAACGACTATATAAATGATACGAAACTCCTGCTTCTAAATCAGACTTATCGGAAAGCACATTAGTATAATCTGCATCCAATCTTAAATCATTACTATTGTTATTATTCAAAACATTCAATTGGTATGGGCTGGGATCTATTATCACTTGATTTTCGTCTGTGAAATAGGAAAGCTGGTTATTTATGAATTCATAATCGATGTATGAATAGTAAATATTTGCTGTGATTTTATCGTTTCGTTCATTTATGATCTTTGTAAATCCAATGTTATTGGTAAAAAATGTTGGTTTTTGTGATAGATAAAAAGGGTTATACTTATGCTCTTCATTGCTTTCAGGGATAGTATAACCTGAATTGGTATTTAATATATTTGCATGCAATTTGTTATAACCGGTATGGAATGAGTATGAAATATTCGTATTCTCATTTGGGTTATAATCTATACCAAATCGAAAGCCCAAATTGGAGTCTGTAAAACTTCTATCCTGCAACATTGAAGCATAGTGTGTGTTTGATTCATTGAATAATGTTCTATAGTAATTGTTATTTGCAGTTGTTGTGTAATCTCTCCAGTCTAATCCAATGGAATAACTTGCTTTTTCTTTATTAAGATTTATCGTTACATCACCTGCATATTTATCCTTTGTTCCGATAGATGCATTTATCATTCCATTTAAGCCGCTTTGATAACCCCTTTTAAGTACGACATTGATTATTCCGGCTCCTCCCTCGGCATTATATTTTACTGATGGATTAGTAATTACTTCTATTTTACTAATCGTATTGGCAGGAATTTGCTTTAAAACATCTCCCGATTGTAACGAAGTAGGTTTACCATTAACCAGAACAATAAAATCTGAACTACCTCTTAACTTCACATTTCCCTCCGGATCAATTTGCAAGGAAGGTGATAATCTAAGGGCATCAATAGCAGTACCGCCCGATGCAGATAAATTTGACGAAACATTAATAACCTGTCTGTCTACTGAATTTTTTATAGCAATGTTATTTGAAGTTACCACGATCTCCGAAAGAGCTTCAACATCCTGTACAAGTCGTAAGGTTCCCAGATTGATAATCTTTTCAGATGCGTTTAATATCAATGGGTCAACAATAAAGTCCTTATAACCCATAAAACTTATTTTTAAATGATATTCGCCATCAACCAATTTCTGTATCGAAAATTCGCCATCATTGTTGGTTATACCACCCGTAATCAAGGTTGAATCAATTCGCGAGAATATCGAAACGGTTGCGTTGGGAATAGCTTCGTTGGTTTGTTGTTCAATTACAACTCCGGTAACAGTCCATTTAGTTTCTGATGCCATTAAATAAGAAGAACCAATCCAGAAACAAAGAATAAGAAGGTGAAAATTTAATGATTTCATGATTTCGAATGTTTTTGAACAAATGTTGTAATGAATTCATTTCTTTTCGACCGAATTAACAAAGTCGAACCATTTTCTTTCTGATAATTGGTTCGACTTTTGAATACTCACGGTTCGACTTTTATCTAACCATCAGATAATAAATGCATTTTACGATATTCAGTTGGCGTTTTACCTGTATATTTTTTAAATGCTGTGTTAAAAGACGACTTGGAATTAAAACCAACATCATAAAGCACTTCCAATATGGTAACATTCTTTTTGTCTGA contains:
- a CDS encoding TonB-dependent receptor, coding for MKSLNFHLLILCFWIGSSYLMASETKWTVTGVVIEQQTNEAIPNATVSIFSRIDSTLITGGITNNDGEFSIQKLVDGEYHLKISFMGYKDFIVDPLILNASEKIINLGTLRLVQDVEALSEIVVTSNNIAIKNSVDRQVINVSSNLSASGGTAIDALRLSPSLQIDPEGNVKLRGSSDFIVLVNGKPTSLQSGDVLKQIPANTISKIEVITNPSVKYNAEGGAGIINVVLKRGYQSGLNGMINASIGTKDKYAGDVTINLNKEKASYSIGLDWRDYTTTANNNYYRTLFNESNTHYASMLQDRSFTDSNLGFRFGIDYNPNENTNISYSFHTGYNKLHANILNTNSGYTIPESNEEHKYNPFYLSQKPTFFTNNIGFTKIINERNDKITANIYYSYIDYEFINNQLSYFTDENQVIIDPSPYQLNVLNNNNSNDLRLDADYTNVLSDKSDLEAGVSYHLYSRFLNLIYSEFDYNSNDWVNHPDYTNKYNFDESVYSTYLNLNSSVLGLTTSVGLRMEYTDRLLKRKGSNEEYHYNKANFFPGVSLSKNINDQSILKFALTSRINRPDEYYMNPYPEFQDDYFYSEGNPYLIPEIIRNSELGYSYNKDQTSFTSNLYYRTTKHKIEQKLTVEDDGKIHTIFHNDSGDKALGLELMGNIKVNNWWNINVNANLFYYDIWALVEEIKVKNNDFSWNTQMVNSIHFNPSTSLQVIGYYSSQTAWSQGYLSDYYFFDIAFKKQFLNNRLSINLQLKDALQSLNYELTTNTNNMKLVGDFNNESPILLFNLSYTFSNYNKKTRDVETKFDM
- a CDS encoding methyl-accepting chemotaxis protein — its product is MIFLSVWGRIAFLGFVAFVMGYFLLKLLFKNSIFFRIGALWILNVFITVINSRLLHDYPEHYTYWIAMVVGIGTTIVLQSIVYKQVRKPLLEIVAKLNYLSDGNISSETSEFKGTLKGEILDIHNSLDVLQKQLSDAIIAVEISANEVSKMSETINSTATDLSSGANQQASGVEEVSSSMEEMAANIEANAKNAADTMVNSNQTNEAVLESFDKTQKALNAMQLISEKINIIDEIAMQTNLLALNAAVEAARAGEEGKGFAVVAGEVRKLAERSKTAAKDILELAGNGNVVAEEAMQKLQSTLPLIEKNANLINEITTSSSEQNIGASQINSAIQNINVTTQSNAAISEEMSSTSNQLADQAAELIRKLGFFKITH
- the kbl gene encoding glycine C-acetyltransferase; this translates as MYGKFQDFLKNEIEGIKESGLYKNERIITSPQGAEIQVGGKTVLNFCANNYLGLSSHPRVVEAGQKAMDTHGYGLSSVRFICGTQDIHKELEAKIAEFLGTEDTILYAACFDANGGVFEPLFTEEDAIISDALNHASIIDGVRLCKAARYRYAHADMADLEEQLKKAQAQRFRIIVTDGVFSMDGDIAKLDQICDLAEKYDALVMVDDCHAAGFIGKTGRGTHEYNNVMGRVDIITGTLGKALGGALGGYTTGRKEIIDMLRQRSRPYLFSNSLAPSIIGASLEVFKMLTESTALRDKVMDNAEYFRAKLTEAGFDLKPSKSAIAALMLYDAKLSQEFAARLLEEGIYVIGFYYPVVPKGQARIRIQLSAAHERHHLDQAISAFVKIGKELKVIE
- a CDS encoding adenosine kinase, coding for MSSVLGLGNALVDVLARLESDSLLEKLSLPKGSMQLVDSEAANKVMEATAHLKKNLASGGSAANTIHGLANLGVKTGFIGKIGKDELGQVFRNDMSSNNITPHLSESEAESGRAIALISPDSERTFATCLGAAIELSADDLLEHLFEGYTYFHVEGYLVQNKPLIEKAYQIAKAKGLKTSIDLASFNVVEDNLDFLKNLVENYVDIIFANEEEAKAYTGKEGEEALNELAKGTEVAVLKLGKEGSLIKRFDEVVKVGIIPVNSIDTTGAGDLYAAGFLYGLIQNLDLAKCGNIGSILSGHVIEVVGPKMTEDTWKEIHEKIKKILN